In Terriglobales bacterium, a single genomic region encodes these proteins:
- a CDS encoding ABC transporter permease, whose translation MNLLDILRQTFATFRAHKMRTFLTMFGIVWGISSVIILVGLGKGFSIDQHKRMESLGKDLVIIWGGRTSAQAGGLAAGREIPLNLKDALLIKQQCYLVKAVSPELRREVPEISAFNSANRPLVGMWPEYQEFRSLRVEEGRLITQEDEDQANRVVVLGYAARQQLFSGQPAIGAKITINGLPYTVVGVLEKKKQNSNYGGPDNDNLYAPFSAIEKDMPPKENDSRKAVERGWLNDIVLEVKDPADHEAAVAQVRRTLGRVHHFLPDDKDALFIWDTMDGAKMVQRIFDVITIFFATVAIMTLCLGGIGVMNIMLVSVSERTREIGVCKAIGATRRDILRQFFAESAMLTAFAGAVGLSVGVGLCVAMQQIPMPDFVPHPIISPVALVASVLTLSLVTVTAGLYPAQRAAEMDPVESLRYE comes from the coding sequence ATGAACCTCCTCGACATCTTGCGACAGACCTTCGCCACCTTCAGGGCCCACAAGATGCGCACATTCCTCACCATGTTTGGAATTGTGTGGGGAATCTCTTCCGTGATCATCCTGGTAGGTCTGGGCAAGGGTTTCAGCATAGATCAACACAAGCGCATGGAAAGTCTGGGCAAAGACCTGGTGATCATCTGGGGAGGACGGACCAGCGCGCAGGCGGGCGGACTGGCTGCCGGCCGCGAAATACCTCTTAACTTGAAAGACGCTCTTTTAATTAAGCAACAATGCTACCTGGTGAAGGCAGTAAGCCCCGAACTGCGACGCGAGGTACCAGAGATAAGCGCTTTCAACTCGGCAAACCGGCCGTTAGTCGGTATGTGGCCGGAGTATCAGGAATTTCGTTCTCTCCGAGTAGAAGAGGGGCGGCTGATAACGCAAGAAGATGAAGACCAGGCGAACCGCGTGGTGGTGCTCGGATATGCGGCCCGGCAACAGCTCTTCAGCGGACAGCCAGCGATCGGTGCCAAAATCACCATCAACGGCCTGCCCTACACCGTGGTAGGAGTGCTGGAGAAGAAGAAGCAGAACTCCAACTACGGCGGACCGGACAATGACAACCTCTACGCACCGTTTTCCGCCATTGAGAAAGACATGCCGCCCAAAGAAAACGACTCGCGGAAGGCTGTGGAACGCGGGTGGCTGAACGACATCGTTTTGGAAGTGAAAGATCCTGCGGACCACGAAGCGGCGGTGGCGCAGGTGCGCCGTACTTTAGGGCGAGTACACCACTTCCTTCCCGATGACAAAGATGCGCTGTTCATCTGGGACACGATGGATGGCGCAAAAATGGTGCAACGAATTTTTGACGTGATCACGATTTTTTTTGCCACGGTCGCAATCATGACCTTGTGTCTGGGCGGCATTGGAGTGATGAACATCATGTTGGTATCGGTGAGCGAGCGCACGCGCGAGATCGGAGTGTGCAAGGCGATTGGAGCGACGCGGCGCGACATCCTGCGGCAGTTCTTCGCTGAGTCGGCGATGTTGACTGCGTTTGCCGGCGCCGTGGGACTGAGCGTGGGCGTGGGACTCTGCGTTGCGATGCAGCAGATTCCAATGCCGGATTTTGTGCCGCACCCGATTATTTCGCCGGTGGCTCTGGTCGCGTCAGTGCTGACGCTCTCGCTGGTGACGGTGACGGCGGGACTGTACCCGGCGCAACGTGCCGCGGAGATGGATCCTGTGGAATCCCTGAGATATGAGTAA
- a CDS encoding DUF4097 family beta strand repeat-containing protein produces the protein MRKQTLASAVSLTALGLLMVFAGVPEAQALAVGSFERTLQVSGPVEMEVTTGSGDIEVHTGPANSVQISGRIKSNNWFSNQEEKIRKIEAHPPIEQSGNTIRIGHLSDPELRHGISISYRVTVPVATRLTSHTGSGDLRLEGIHGPADLHSGSGNVTARNIGSEVQANTGSGDVQLENVKGGVHAEAGSGDVKASGIGGAFDGRSGSGNIRLEQTAPGDVHVETGSGNVELRGVHGSLNARTGSGDMEVDGVPTGEWRLHAGSGNITVRVPSEAAFDVDAESNSGTISLNHPVTVQGRIERRQVHGKVRGGGSLLEARTGSGDIEIN, from the coding sequence ATGAGGAAGCAAACACTGGCGTCGGCAGTATCGCTCACGGCACTGGGGCTGTTGATGGTGTTCGCGGGTGTGCCCGAGGCACAGGCACTGGCGGTAGGAAGTTTTGAACGGACTCTTCAGGTGAGTGGGCCGGTAGAGATGGAAGTGACAACTGGCTCAGGCGACATTGAAGTGCACACTGGACCGGCAAATTCGGTGCAGATCAGCGGACGCATTAAGAGCAATAACTGGTTCAGCAATCAGGAAGAGAAAATTCGCAAGATCGAGGCCCATCCTCCGATCGAGCAAAGCGGGAATACGATTCGCATCGGACACTTGTCCGATCCGGAACTGCGGCATGGGATCTCCATCAGCTATCGGGTGACTGTGCCGGTAGCCACTCGACTGACTTCGCACACCGGCTCCGGCGATCTGCGGCTTGAGGGGATCCACGGCCCCGCGGACCTGCATTCGGGTTCGGGCAACGTTACCGCAAGGAACATCGGGTCCGAAGTACAGGCCAACACCGGCTCCGGCGATGTGCAATTGGAAAATGTTAAGGGCGGTGTTCACGCCGAAGCAGGAAGCGGAGACGTAAAGGCGAGCGGTATCGGCGGAGCTTTCGACGGGCGTTCGGGCAGCGGCAACATTCGGCTGGAGCAGACCGCGCCCGGCGACGTGCACGTTGAAACCGGCTCCGGAAACGTGGAACTCCGGGGCGTGCACGGCTCATTGAATGCCCGGACCGGCAGCGGCGACATGGAGGTTGACGGTGTTCCAACGGGCGAATGGCGGCTGCACGCAGGATCCGGAAACATCACGGTGCGCGTTCCCTCCGAGGCTGCTTTCGACGTAGATGCGGAAAGTAACTCGGGAACGATCTCACTCAATCATCCGGTTACGGTGCAAGGGAGGATTGAGCGCCGGCAAGTACACGGGAAAGTGCGGGGCGGAGGAAGCCTGTTGGAGGCGCGGACGGGATCAGGGGACATCGAGATCAATTAG
- a CDS encoding ABC transporter permease, translating to MSLKELILQGWQALGRNRMRSVLTMLGIVWGLVSVVLLLAYGQGLGGGVYQAFASMGNDVIVLWPGQTSMQAGGQRAGKKVNYEYADVEAIRAEVPLVRAVSAESVDQLGFKIGTRVVSLTTRGVELPYGQMRRLDIAVGRYFEAGDFSDHRRVVILGDEAAKKVFQGAPAVGQTVQIRGESFDVIGVLKPKIQDSMYEGPDNQGAFMPFDEYRELKNERDPGIIVFQPLDPSLDGKTLAAVRQVIARRHHFDAKDEKATPEWNTIESKQMMAAFSIGLQVVLGLIGALTLGVGGVGVMNIMLVSVTERTREIGLRKALGARPRHILGQFLLEALVLTFMGGVFGVLLSLLLTVAIPPLPLYSELYKTAHHEGDIFLHMSGSVAAVSFIVLSIVGITSGFWPALKAARLNPVEALRYE from the coding sequence ATGTCGCTGAAGGAACTCATTCTGCAAGGCTGGCAGGCGTTGGGGCGCAACCGCATGCGCTCCGTGCTGACTATGCTGGGCATTGTCTGGGGGCTGGTGTCGGTGGTGCTGCTGCTGGCATACGGACAAGGCCTGGGCGGTGGCGTTTACCAAGCGTTCGCGTCAATGGGCAATGACGTAATCGTGCTATGGCCGGGACAGACGAGCATGCAGGCGGGAGGGCAGCGAGCCGGCAAAAAAGTGAACTACGAATATGCCGACGTGGAAGCCATCCGGGCAGAAGTTCCGCTGGTGAGAGCGGTAAGTGCGGAGTCGGTGGACCAATTGGGATTCAAAATAGGGACACGAGTCGTGTCGCTGACGACGCGAGGAGTTGAATTGCCGTATGGGCAGATGCGCCGTTTGGACATCGCGGTGGGACGTTACTTCGAGGCCGGTGACTTTAGCGATCATCGCCGCGTAGTGATTCTCGGCGACGAAGCGGCGAAAAAAGTTTTTCAAGGTGCTCCCGCGGTGGGGCAGACGGTCCAGATACGGGGAGAATCGTTCGATGTGATCGGGGTGCTCAAGCCAAAGATTCAGGATTCCATGTATGAAGGCCCGGACAACCAAGGCGCGTTTATGCCGTTTGACGAATACCGTGAGCTTAAGAATGAGCGCGACCCAGGGATCATTGTCTTTCAGCCGCTTGATCCCTCTCTAGATGGAAAAACCCTGGCGGCAGTCCGGCAAGTGATTGCCCGCCGCCACCACTTCGATGCCAAGGATGAAAAGGCAACCCCGGAGTGGAACACCATCGAGAGCAAACAAATGATGGCGGCTTTCAGTATTGGACTGCAGGTTGTACTCGGGCTGATCGGCGCGCTCACGCTCGGTGTAGGCGGCGTGGGAGTCATGAATATCATGCTGGTTTCGGTAACCGAACGGACACGCGAGATCGGCTTGCGCAAAGCCCTAGGCGCGCGGCCGCGTCACATCCTTGGACAGTTCCTGCTGGAAGCACTGGTGCTGACGTTTATGGGTGGAGTGTTCGGAGTACTCCTGTCGCTGCTGCTTACGGTCGCAATACCACCGCTGCCGCTCTACAGCGAACTCTACAAAACGGCACACCACGAGGGCGACATTTTCCTGCACATGTCGGGAAGCGTGGCCGCGGTCTCGTTCATTGTGCTGTCAATTGTGGGAATAACATCGGGGTTTTGGCCGGCGCTGAAGGCGGCGAGATTGAACCCAGTGGAAGCGCTGCGCTACGAATGA
- a CDS encoding VTT domain-containing protein, translating to MPDWSALIEQHGYLLIGAVAFLEAIGLPIPASLALVAAGAASAMGVLRPGVVMVVAVLAIVIGDTLLYLLGRRTGWWFLNILCRVSINPESCVLRSAESFYKRGKATLVIAKFIPGINTMAPPLAGSMKMGPHQFLLLDLAGAFLYVTVCGGLGFMFSGFLELLTRSFHTVGRGVEWLLVVGVIGYVGYYAVLFWKHRVYRVVPRIQAQELAEKLASEAGEKVMVVDVRSQGYYDHNASRIRGSVRLEPSQLRKAIHELPKDKEIYVYCT from the coding sequence ATGCCTGATTGGTCCGCCCTCATTGAACAGCATGGATACTTGCTGATCGGCGCGGTGGCATTCTTAGAAGCCATTGGATTGCCCATACCTGCGTCGCTGGCATTGGTGGCGGCGGGGGCGGCGAGCGCCATGGGGGTGTTGCGACCCGGTGTGGTTATGGTGGTTGCAGTTCTAGCAATTGTTATTGGCGATACCCTGCTTTATTTGCTGGGCCGACGCACAGGGTGGTGGTTTTTGAACATCTTGTGCCGGGTTTCCATCAATCCCGAGAGCTGCGTTTTGCGCTCCGCGGAATCGTTCTACAAACGCGGAAAAGCGACCCTGGTAATCGCGAAGTTTATTCCGGGGATTAATACCATGGCTCCGCCGCTGGCCGGCAGCATGAAGATGGGTCCCCACCAATTTCTGTTGCTGGACCTGGCTGGAGCCTTTCTCTACGTGACGGTCTGCGGGGGCCTGGGGTTCATGTTTAGCGGATTTCTGGAGCTCCTTACGCGGAGTTTTCATACGGTTGGGAGAGGCGTCGAGTGGCTGCTCGTGGTGGGAGTAATCGGGTACGTTGGCTATTACGCGGTCCTCTTCTGGAAACACCGGGTATACCGGGTCGTGCCCCGAATCCAGGCGCAGGAGCTGGCGGAGAAGCTGGCGAGCGAGGCGGGGGAAAAGGTTATGGTGGTAGATGTGCGCAGTCAGGGTTACTACGACCACAATGCCTCTCGAATTCGCGGTTCGGTCAGGCTGGAGCCGAGCCAGTTGCGAAAGGCGATTCATGAACTGCCGAAAGACAAGGAGATTTACGTTTACTGCACTTGA
- a CDS encoding SAM-dependent chlorinase/fluorinase: MAQQRIITLTTDFGTQDHYVGTMKGVILSVNPDATIVDITHSVQAFDVLDGAITIAQAYRYFPPDTVHMVIVDPGVGTARRPIVVTAEKHMFLAPDNGVLSMVYERETRLSVRNVTAEHYFLQPVSTTFHGRDVFARIAGYMSKGVEPAKFGDEVTDFVRFATPKPKAINDRMVRGVALKVDKFGNIITNITPQDVPALFRPEPPPFKIMIGTHEITKIKTNYAEGAPGEVFGVLGSMGYLEVAANRGSASEHLGAGKGSEVGVIFEHAASSKSAG; the protein is encoded by the coding sequence GTGGCACAACAACGAATCATTACTCTGACCACAGATTTCGGGACCCAAGACCATTATGTGGGAACTATGAAGGGTGTGATCCTGAGCGTGAATCCGGACGCCACGATCGTAGACATCACCCATTCTGTGCAAGCTTTTGACGTGCTGGATGGAGCTATCACGATCGCCCAAGCGTATCGGTACTTCCCGCCCGACACCGTCCACATGGTCATTGTGGATCCTGGGGTAGGCACCGCGCGACGCCCAATTGTGGTCACCGCCGAAAAACACATGTTCTTAGCTCCGGACAATGGAGTGCTCTCGATGGTCTATGAGCGGGAGACACGGCTTTCCGTAAGAAATGTGACCGCAGAACACTATTTTTTACAGCCGGTGAGTACTACATTCCATGGCCGTGATGTCTTCGCGCGCATTGCCGGTTACATGAGCAAGGGAGTGGAACCCGCCAAATTCGGCGATGAGGTCACGGATTTTGTACGCTTCGCAACGCCCAAGCCCAAAGCAATCAACGACCGAATGGTGCGTGGGGTGGCGCTAAAAGTGGACAAGTTCGGCAACATCATCACCAACATCACCCCACAAGACGTGCCCGCATTGTTCCGGCCGGAGCCGCCGCCCTTCAAGATCATGATTGGCACTCACGAAATAACCAAAATTAAAACCAACTATGCCGAAGGCGCGCCGGGTGAGGTGTTCGGAGTACTGGGTAGCATGGGATACCTGGAAGTTGCTGCCAATCGAGGCTCGGCCTCTGAACATTTAGGCGCTGGAAAAGGCAGCGAAGTAGGGGTGATCTTCGAACACGCAGCCAGCAGCAAGAGCGCAGGCTAG
- a CDS encoding tetratricopeptide repeat protein, which translates to MVDPAKAEDKSQRLRAEEHYFAALDFFAHGQQQQALAEYQKSLELDPNFTDAMHGLARIYQDLNRFDEAVALAKRIAELDPDDVLAHTSLSIFYHKKGMVPEAEAEGNKARILGWKQQLKKMKSK; encoded by the coding sequence TTGGTAGATCCCGCCAAAGCGGAGGATAAATCCCAACGCCTCAGGGCTGAGGAGCACTACTTCGCAGCGCTCGATTTCTTTGCCCATGGCCAGCAGCAGCAGGCCCTGGCTGAGTACCAGAAGTCTCTCGAACTCGACCCCAATTTCACCGACGCCATGCACGGGCTGGCGCGCATTTATCAAGACCTGAACCGCTTTGATGAGGCGGTCGCACTGGCGAAGCGGATCGCAGAACTTGATCCCGATGACGTGCTGGCCCACACCAGTCTCTCCATTTTTTATCACAAGAAAGGCATGGTTCCGGAAGCTGAAGCCGAGGGGAACAAGGCCCGCATCCTCGGCTGGAAGCAGCAATTGAAAAAGATGAAGAGCAAATAG
- a CDS encoding sigma-54 dependent transcriptional regulator: MGNILVCDDERSICEVLDIALRREGHRVETVTSGELAKGKIDGALYDVIITDIKMPNTNGIEVLRYAHMVSPDSAVILITAVDDFDAAIEAVKAGGAFDYIRKGPGLVDEIRVAISQSFEKLSLRRQNFAYRRDAAGRNSLENIIGVSSTMEKLKQTIRTVASTNSTILVHGESGTGKELVARAAHACSPRASEPFVSVNCGAFPETLLESELFGYVKGAFTGAHQNKRGLFEVADKGTIFLDEISEMTAAMQVKLLRVLQERVVRPVGGTNEISVDVRVIAASNRELDKLVSENLFREDLYYRLSVIPVLVPPLRERPEDIPMLANHFLKKYSPAAGKSILRIAPRSLDLLASYDWPGNVRQLENTIERAVALASGNELEVELPVERPKARAAAASAGANFSGSAVSSGGAVAEPMVNAALPTDGLNMEQYVANIERSLLQSALRQSNGVQTKAAEMLKVSYRSFRHLMKKYDL, encoded by the coding sequence ATGGGCAATATTCTGGTTTGTGACGACGAGCGTTCCATCTGCGAGGTCCTGGATATCGCTCTGCGTCGCGAAGGCCACCGCGTAGAAACGGTAACCTCGGGTGAGCTTGCCAAAGGAAAAATAGACGGCGCTCTCTACGATGTGATCATTACCGACATTAAGATGCCCAACACCAATGGCATCGAAGTGCTGCGCTATGCGCACATGGTATCGCCGGATTCAGCCGTCATCCTGATCACCGCGGTAGACGACTTCGACGCCGCCATTGAGGCAGTCAAAGCCGGGGGTGCCTTTGACTACATCCGCAAGGGGCCCGGCTTGGTAGATGAGATCCGGGTGGCCATCTCGCAATCCTTCGAAAAGCTTTCACTGCGGCGCCAGAATTTCGCCTACCGCCGCGATGCAGCCGGTCGCAACTCGCTGGAGAACATCATTGGCGTCAGTTCGACCATGGAGAAGCTCAAGCAAACTATTCGCACTGTCGCCTCCACCAACAGCACCATCCTGGTCCACGGTGAGAGTGGGACCGGCAAGGAGCTGGTGGCGCGTGCGGCTCACGCCTGCTCGCCGCGTGCCAGTGAACCCTTTGTATCGGTTAACTGCGGCGCATTTCCGGAGACGCTGCTGGAAAGCGAGCTCTTCGGTTATGTCAAAGGTGCGTTTACCGGCGCTCATCAGAACAAGCGCGGACTTTTCGAAGTAGCGGACAAGGGCACTATCTTCCTCGACGAAATCTCTGAGATGACGGCGGCCATGCAGGTAAAGCTGCTGCGGGTTCTGCAGGAGCGCGTGGTGCGTCCGGTTGGTGGCACCAATGAAATTTCTGTTGACGTGCGGGTCATCGCGGCCAGTAATCGCGAACTCGACAAGCTGGTGTCCGAAAATCTTTTCCGGGAAGATCTCTACTATCGGCTGAGCGTTATTCCGGTGCTGGTCCCTCCCTTGCGCGAACGCCCGGAAGATATTCCCATGCTCGCCAATCACTTCTTGAAGAAGTATTCACCGGCCGCGGGCAAGAGCATTTTACGCATTGCCCCACGCTCACTCGATCTGCTCGCCAGCTATGACTGGCCGGGGAACGTTCGGCAACTGGAAAACACCATCGAGCGTGCGGTCGCTCTGGCTTCCGGCAACGAACTAGAAGTGGAATTGCCCGTCGAGCGGCCAAAAGCGCGTGCCGCGGCCGCCTCAGCAGGAGCAAATTTCTCCGGCTCGGCCGTCTCCTCCGGAGGGGCTGTGGCCGAACCTATGGTCAATGCCGCATTGCCCACCGACGGTCTCAATATGGAGCAATACGTCGCGAATATCGAACGGTCACTGCTACAGTCCGCACTGCGGCAGTCTAATGGCGTTCAGACCAAGGCGGCAGAGATGCTCAAGGTTTCCTACCGCTCCTTCCGCCACCTGATGAAGAAGTACGACCTCTAG
- a CDS encoding ATP-binding protein yields MIAKTKFDERSWLAWLVKVRVLIITFLVGVELAISRLTPTQLPERLFIGIVVLWYAFSIFYILLLSFWQEQRPQAFLQVLTDMIMVSAVVYATGGVDSSFNFLYALIIVVATILLPRKWAYLSAALAFVMYGAVVELEYFEFLPAFTSTHPELKTLQIIIFINLFAYFAIAYLASRLSMKLRQADLQLQDTSGALENLQALHENVIRSISGGLLTTDLEGRITLANPAAQALLEKPESELIGQPVAQLFTDRLPSLTISPAHGEVRSRTSSGATKTFAMTVSSLVVPERGTLGWVYTFDDLTEIRRLEREIRLSERLAAVGRLAAAIAHEIRNPLSSISGSVKVLASIAALSDEQRTLVQVVTRESERLNSIISDFLSYAREKQYEFREQDLVPLLEDTLTLLENSTAPGSAPIAVVRNFEMQRAMALVDGDKIKQVFWNLCKNALRAMPGGGTLTVSVRPTATDWLISFADTGQGISQHQLERIFEPFQSHFEGGTGLGLAIVYEVVYAHEGKVAVRSVPGEGTVLSVQLHRLGMGVLQGSGQGPAERARTTAGPADKAPHRATAAVAGRK; encoded by the coding sequence TTGATCGCGAAAACTAAATTCGACGAGCGTTCCTGGCTGGCTTGGCTGGTCAAGGTGCGGGTGCTCATTATCACCTTCCTGGTAGGTGTAGAGCTGGCGATTTCGCGGCTTACTCCCACTCAGTTGCCGGAACGGCTGTTCATTGGCATCGTGGTGCTTTGGTACGCCTTCTCCATTTTCTACATCCTGCTGCTTTCTTTCTGGCAGGAGCAGCGGCCACAGGCGTTCCTTCAGGTGCTCACCGATATGATAATGGTCAGCGCCGTGGTGTACGCCACCGGCGGCGTGGATAGCTCTTTCAACTTTCTTTACGCCCTCATCATCGTGGTGGCGACCATCTTGTTGCCGCGCAAATGGGCGTATCTCTCGGCTGCACTGGCATTCGTAATGTATGGCGCGGTCGTGGAACTCGAGTACTTCGAGTTTCTTCCCGCATTTACCAGTACTCATCCTGAACTGAAAACGCTGCAGATCATCATCTTCATTAATCTGTTTGCCTATTTTGCAATTGCGTATCTGGCCAGCCGGCTCAGCATGAAGCTGCGCCAGGCGGACTTGCAGTTGCAGGACACCAGCGGCGCCTTGGAAAACCTGCAGGCGTTGCACGAAAACGTGATTCGCTCGATCAGCGGCGGTCTGCTGACCACCGATCTTGAAGGACGGATTACGCTGGCGAATCCCGCAGCTCAGGCACTGCTCGAGAAGCCCGAGTCGGAGTTGATCGGACAGCCGGTCGCGCAGCTCTTCACCGACCGGCTGCCCTCCTTGACCATCTCTCCGGCGCACGGCGAGGTACGCAGTCGCACCTCTTCCGGGGCCACGAAGACTTTTGCCATGACTGTTTCCTCTCTGGTCGTACCCGAGCGCGGCACCCTGGGATGGGTTTACACCTTCGACGATCTCACCGAAATACGCCGCCTTGAGCGCGAGATTCGTCTTAGCGAGCGCCTGGCAGCGGTGGGCCGTCTGGCGGCTGCCATCGCGCACGAGATCCGCAATCCTCTCTCCTCGATCTCAGGCTCGGTGAAAGTGCTTGCCAGCATTGCAGCCCTCAGCGATGAGCAGCGCACTCTGGTCCAGGTTGTCACCCGGGAGTCCGAACGGCTCAACAGCATCATTTCCGATTTTCTTTCCTATGCTCGCGAGAAACAATATGAATTTCGTGAGCAGGACCTGGTTCCTCTGCTTGAGGACACGCTCACCCTGTTGGAAAACAGCACCGCGCCTGGATCGGCGCCCATCGCAGTGGTGCGCAATTTCGAAATGCAGCGGGCCATGGCCCTGGTTGACGGTGACAAGATCAAGCAGGTTTTCTGGAACCTTTGTAAGAACGCTCTCCGCGCCATGCCGGGAGGAGGCACCCTCACCGTGAGCGTGCGTCCAACCGCTACTGATTGGCTCATCAGTTTTGCCGATACCGGCCAGGGCATCAGCCAGCACCAACTGGAAAGAATATTTGAGCCGTTCCAATCGCATTTTGAAGGTGGAACGGGGCTGGGACTGGCCATCGTTTACGAAGTAGTGTACGCCCATGAGGGCAAAGTTGCAGTGCGCTCTGTTCCGGGTGAAGGAACCGTGCTTTCGGTCCAGTTACACAGGTTGGGAATGGGTGTACTCCAGGGTTCCGGACAAGGCCCGGCAGAACGCGCCCGTACGACGGCAGGACCGGCTGACAAAGCTCCCCATAGGGCAACCGCCGCGGTCGCGGGAAGAAAGTAG
- a CDS encoding type II secretion system F family protein: MPVFTFSGQNASGEKISGERAAATKEILAAQLRRERITPRAIKEKGKEFVLPTFGTGKVKTKEIAVFFRQFSVMIDAGLPLVQCLEILASNQENPAFQKTLTGVRTTVEGGATLANAMRGFPKVFDDLSTNMIEAGETGGILDTILQRLAQYVEKAVKLRAAVKSALIYPVSVISIAVLIVAALLKYVVPIFANLFVGLGVTLPLPTRMTMALSDFVSHFWWVFIATSVATVFGLKQIYKHPKGRYAIDTIILKLPVLGNLMRKIAVARFTRTLGTLITSGVPILEGLSITARTSGNAVLERALMKVRKSIEEGRTIVDPLKECGVFPNMVSQMIGVGEATGAMDAMLQKIADFYEDEVDAATKDLLALMEPAIIGMLGVCVGGIVISLYLPLFSLIAKLAG, from the coding sequence ATGCCAGTATTTACATTTAGCGGACAGAATGCCTCCGGCGAAAAGATTTCCGGAGAACGGGCAGCGGCCACCAAGGAAATCCTGGCTGCCCAGTTACGGCGCGAGCGCATTACTCCACGCGCCATTAAGGAAAAGGGAAAGGAATTTGTCCTTCCCACCTTCGGCACCGGCAAGGTCAAAACCAAGGAGATCGCGGTCTTCTTCCGTCAGTTCTCGGTAATGATCGATGCTGGCCTTCCGCTGGTGCAGTGCCTGGAGATTCTCGCCTCAAACCAGGAGAACCCGGCATTCCAAAAGACGCTCACCGGTGTGCGCACCACTGTAGAGGGTGGCGCCACCCTGGCCAACGCCATGCGCGGCTTCCCCAAGGTGTTTGACGACCTTAGCACCAACATGATCGAGGCAGGTGAGACGGGCGGTATTCTCGACACCATTCTCCAGCGACTCGCGCAATACGTGGAAAAAGCGGTGAAGCTGCGGGCCGCCGTAAAGTCGGCCCTCATCTACCCGGTTTCGGTCATCAGCATCGCGGTGTTGATCGTCGCTGCACTGCTCAAATACGTGGTGCCGATCTTCGCCAACCTGTTTGTCGGACTCGGAGTCACTCTCCCTCTTCCCACGCGCATGACCATGGCCCTTAGCGACTTCGTGAGTCACTTCTGGTGGGTTTTTATTGCCACTTCGGTGGCCACAGTCTTCGGCCTTAAGCAGATTTACAAGCACCCCAAAGGGCGCTACGCGATCGACACCATCATCCTGAAGTTGCCGGTTCTCGGCAACCTCATGCGCAAGATCGCGGTTGCCCGCTTCACTCGTACGCTGGGAACGCTGATCACCTCAGGCGTGCCGATTCTCGAAGGACTCTCCATCACGGCTCGCACCTCAGGCAATGCGGTTTTGGAACGGGCGCTGATGAAGGTCCGCAAATCCATTGAAGAAGGCCGTACCATCGTGGATCCACTCAAGGAGTGCGGCGTTTTCCCCAACATGGTTTCGCAGATGATCGGCGTGGGCGAGGCGACCGGCGCCATGGACGCCATGCTGCAGAAGATTGCGGACTTCTACGAAGACGAAGTTGACGCGGCTACCAAAGACCTGCTCGCGTTGATGGAGCCCGCCATTATTGGCATGTTGGGCGTTTGCGTCGGAGGAATTGTCATTTCTCTCTATCTGCCACTCTTCTCGTTGATCGCCAAGTTGGCTGGATAA